GACGAGGCGCGGATCCACTGCGAGGACCTCACCCTCGCCGGGATCACGAGCTGGCGCCTGCCGACCATCACCGAGCTGCGCACCCTGGTGGCGAACTGCGAGGCCACCCGGACCGGCGGCGACTGCAAGGTCAGCGACCCCGACTGCCTCACCCCCTCGATCTGCTTCGACCTGACCTGCGCCGGCTGCGGCGCCGGCGAGGGCCCGGGCGCCGGCGGCTGCTACCTCGACCCGCGGCTGGTGCCCGCCCTCGAGGGCGAGTGCTCGGCCTACTGGACGACCTCCCTCCAGGACGGCCTCGGGTCGGCCTCGTTCTTCTGGCTCGACTTCTGGGACGCCAAGATCGACCGGGTGAGCGACGTCCAGGGCGCCCTGGCCCGCTGCGTCCACCAGCCCTAGGCCGCGCGGCGGCGGCGGCTTTCCGTCTCCGGGGCCGGTCCGTCCTCTGGACTATTGTGTAGTACAACTGTATATCGGTCCGGATGGAGCCTCACCCCGCCCCCCGCCGGACCCTGGTCGAGCACCTCGTCGACGATCTGGCCCGCCAGATCCTCCGGGGCGAGGTCGCCGTGGGCAGCCACCTGCCGACGATGCGGCAGCTCGCCCACGACTACGGGGTGACGGTAGCCACGGCCCAGCGGGCGGTCGCCCGCCTGGAGGAGATGGGCCTGATCTCGGCCCGGCAGGGCAGCGGCCTGAAGGTGCGCGACGCCCGGCGCGAGGCGGGGCCCGGGGTCCTGCCCCACTGGTTCGCCGCCCTCACCGACGCCCCCGCGCAGGCGGCCTCGCTGCTCGGCGACGTGCTCGAGCTGCGGCGGCAGATCGCGGTGCACCTGATGCTGAACCTCCCCCTCGCTCCGGAGGAGCTCCAGCCGGCCACCCTCGATCTCGTCGAGGGCTTCCGGCGGGCCCAGAACCCGGAGGAGGCGATGGAGATCGACCTGATGATGGCCCGCACCCTCCTCGCCCTCTCCCCGCAGGTGGCCTACGGGATGATGCTCAACCTCTTCGAGCAGCTCCTGCGCGGCTCGCCCCTGGCCATCGGCGCGATCTACGGAGAGCCGGAGGGCAACGCCGCGGCCTACCGAGCGGCCTTCACCACCCTGCGCGACGAGCCCTCCCCCGGGCGACGCCGCGCGAAGCTCGAGTCCCTCCTCGAGCACGTCGACCGCCGCGCCCTCGACCGCCTGATGGAGACCCTCGAAGATGCGTGAGTTCCTCACCCAGGAGGTGCCGGCCTACCGGGACTTCCAGCTGGTCTACGGCCTCCTCTTCCTCAACTTCGCGATCCCGGTGATGGGCTACGTCTTCTCCCCGGAGACGGCGATCCAGAGCTACCGCGACACGAACCTCCTCCTCGGCGGCGGTCCCCTGCCCTTCCCCGAGTCGCAGAGCGTCTTCTTCTGGGTCCTGGGCTGCGCCAACGTGCTGACCCTCGCCTTCTGCTGCGCCTTCCTGATGTGGAACCTGCGCCGCCACTACGCGGCCCTGCTGCCCCTGACCTTCCTCAAGTTCATGGCGGCCACCCTCTGGCTGGCGATCTTCCTCCTCGACGAGCGGGCGCCGATCCACCTCGGCGCGGCCCTGCTCGACTACGTCACCTGCGCGGCCTTCGTCTTCTTCGCCCGCCGGGCCCGCCGGGCGATCGGAGAGGTCCCCGACGAGGCGCTGGTGCCCCGCCCCCGGGCGGCCTTCGGCGGCGCCTGACCCCCGGGCTTCTCATCGGCGTTGGGATGGCCGATCGTGGGGCCATGGTCCTCTCCCGCTTCCGCTTCCTCCCCCTCGCCCTGCTCCTCGTCCTCCTGGGAGGCGCCTGCCCGGCCCCGGACGATCCGGGCCTGGACGGCGGCGGTGGCGATGGAGGGAGCGCCGACGGTGGAGGTTCGGACGGCGGGGATCCGGACGGGGGCGTCCAGCTCTCGGCGGACGAGCTCTACTGGCGGGAGATCCTCGCCGGTGGGGTCGACGCCGCGACCGGCCTCGCCGAGCTCGCCGAGCGCGGCGGCTTCCCCCTGGAGGTCGAGGGCGGCTTCCTCTTCGCCTACCTCGACGACCGCCAGGACACCTACGCCCTGGCCGGAGACTTCGAGGGCTGGACCGGCCTGCCGATGACCCTCGAGGCCGGGGTCTGGTGGATCGTGGTGCCCATCCCGAGCCCGGACGGCGCGAAGTACAAGTTCGTCCGCGAGTTCGAGGACCTCTACCTGGCCGACCCCCTGGCCCGGCGCTACGGCCACGACGAGTTCGGCGAGTTCTCCCTCGTACGCAGCAGCGGCGCTCACCTCGAGCGGATGAGCGCCGGGGGCAGCCGTGGGGGGCGGATCCGCCTGTGGGTGCCGGCGGGAGCCATCGCGCGGCACCTCTACGTGCAGGACGGCCAGAACCTCTTCGACCCCGCGTCGTTCAACGGCGGGTGGCGCCTCCAGGAGAGCGTGGGCGCGGGCACCCTGGTGGTGGGCATCGACAACCTCGGCACCGCGCGGATGGACGAGTACACCCACGTGGCCGACGACGGGATCGGTACCGGTGGACCCATCGGGGGCGGGGCCGACGCCTACACCGACTGGATCGTCACCTCCCTGATCCCCCAGGTCGAGGCCCGCTACGGTGCGGCGCCGAAGCGGGGGGCGATGGGCTCCTCCCTCGGCGGCCTGGTCTCCCTCCATCTCTGGATGCGCCACCCCACCCACTTCGCCTTCGTCGGCAGCCTCTCCGGCACCATGGGCTGGGGCTCCCTCGGCACCCACACCGGTGAGACGATCATCGAGCGCCTCGCGGGTCAGTCCGCCGGCGGCGTCGTGCTCTACCTCGACAGCGGCGGCGGCCCGGGCAGCGGCTGCGTCGACTCCGACGGCGACGGCATCCAGGACGACGCGCCCGACGCGGCCGACAACTACTGCGAGAACCGCCAGCTCGCCGATCAGCTCGCCGCCGACGGCTGGACCTGGGACCAGGAGCTCCACCACTGGTGGGAGCTGGGCGCGGCCCACGACGAGCAGGCCTGGGCGGCCCGCGTACACCGCCCCCTGGCGATCTTCGAGGCTCCCTGACGGGCATGGGCGAGGTGCGCAAGCCCAACTGGCTCCTCCTCTTCGGGGCCATCACCGCCGGCGCCGGCTTCGGCCTCTACCAGGCCGCCCGCGTCGCCCACCCGGGCTGGGGAGAGAACGACGCCGGGCCGCGGGTCGAGGACGCCGGCCCAGCGCCGGTGGACGCCGGCGCGCCTCCCGACGCCGGCCTCGAGGTGATCGACCAGGCCTTCAACCCCGGCTTCATCGGCGCCGCCTGCGACGAGGACGCGGACTGCCAGGACTACGAGGGGGCCTTCTGCCTCGGGGCCGAACACGGCTTCCCCCGGGGCACCTGCTCCCGGAGCTGCGACCGCCTCTGCCCCGATCAGCGCGGCGACCACTACGCCCCGACCTTCTGCGTGGAGAGCCCGGTGGAGGGCCACGCCGCGGTCTGCCTGGCCCAGTGCAACCTCCACCTCACGGACAGCGGCTGCCGCCCCGGCTACGTCTGCACCAGCCTGCGGCGCGCCGGAGAGCAGAAGGCCCGCCTGGTCTGCCTCCCCGACCACGGCCACCCGGCGGCGCCCACCGCCTGCACCGCGCGCCTCGACGACCTCGGCCTCACCTACGCCCGGCCGGACCTCGCGGACACCGACGCCCGGGGCGCCACGCCGGACGATCCGGTGCCCGACGAGTCCCTCTGCATCATCGACACACCGGTGCTCCTCTCGAGCCCCCTGCACGGCGTCGACTTCCGCGCCAAGGGGCAGCGCTTCGCCGACCACCTCCTGGTGGCCTGTGACCTGGCGCCGGCGCTGGAGGCGCTGGCCAAGCTGCTGGCCCGCCACGGGATCGTCGAGGTGGAGCACAACGGCACCTACGTCTGCCGCGGCGTGGCGGGCACCCGCTCCCTCTCCGGGCACGGCCGGGGCCTGGCCATCGACATCACCGCCTTCGAGCGCGCCGTCGGCACGCCCGTGTCGGTGGAGGCGGACTGGGAGGGGAAGGACCGGGAGAAGAAGCGGGCGCTGCGCGCGCTGGTGCGCGAGCTGAAGGCCGAGAAGCTCTTCGACAAGGTGCTCACCCCCGCGAGCAACGAGGCCCACCGCGACCACCTGCACCTCGAGCTGCGCTACCGGCCCGGGCCCGAGCTCGTCGAGGAGAGGTAGGCCTCGCAGGCCTGGGTGGGGGCGGTGAGCAGGACCGTCGCGCTCCCCCGCTCGGGCCAGGCGCCGGTCAGCTCGACGCGCACCTCGTCGGCCTGCTCCGGCCAGACGAAGCGCACCTCCGGGTGGCGACCGTGGCTGCCAGCCATCCCCATCCCGCCGCCGGCGCCCCCGGAGGGGCTCGTGCGGTGCCAGCTCAGGGAGTGTCCGGAGATGGCCGCCGGCCGCCCCTCGGCGGACCAGAGGCGGCAGCGCACCAGCGCCTCGTCGGGGATCACCAGCTCCAGCCGAGCGCCGACGTCGGCCAGGCCGATCCGGCGGCTCGCCAGGGGAGGCGCGGACTCCGGTCCGAGCTGCCCCCGCACCTCGACGATCCAGGAGGTGCCGCCGATCATCGGGATGGCGAAGCTCCCATCCCCCCACTGGTGGAGGTCCTCCGCTAGGAAGGGTCGCAGGAAGCGGTGCAGCTCGTCCCCCGCCACGGCCGGCCGCAGGCTCAGCTCGACGCCGTCGGCGGGCTCACCGCTGCCGGTGATCACCCTCCCCTCGAGCTTCCCCACCGGCCAGGCCTCCAGGCAGAGCTCCAGCTCCTCGGGTGCCTCGTCCACGGGCCGGGGCAGGACCCGGTGCTCCCGCCAGGCGAAGTGGGCCTCCCCCTCCGGATCCGGCTCGGGGGAGGTGGCGAAGAGGTAGACCGGGCCCTCGGGCAGGTCCTCGAGCTCCGCCCAGCCCCCCGCATCGGTGGAGGCCTGCGGATCCTCGGGAGGCAGGAAGCCGGGATCGTCGAGGCGGGCCGCCTCGACCCAGACCAGGTGGGCGCCCCGGACGACGGCGTTGTCGACGCCGAAGACCCGCACCCGCAGGCCGCGGCGGGTCTCGGCGGGCGGCGCGCTGGCCTCCTCCTCACCCTCCTCCCCGCCGGCGGCGAGCGCGGGAGGCGCGGCCCAGAGGGGATCCCGGGGCAGCTCCAGGCGGCCCGGAGAGCGCGGCGACGCGGGTGGAGGTGCCCCTGCGCCGCCCCCGCGCGGCGCGGGCAGGCTCGCGAGCGGCGCGGCGAGGAGACCCTGGAAGAGGAGGCCCAGCGACCCGAGGAGGAGGGTCAGGGCGGCGAAGAGAGGGATCCGCATCTACCCGGTGTGGACACCGGGTGAGTGACGGAGGTTCCCCTGGCTTCAGGCCGCGGCCGCGGCCTGGCGGCGGCGGCTCCAGCGCCAGAGGAGGAAGACCGCCACGACGGCGAGGACGAGGGCCAGCGCAGGCAGGAGCACCCCGAGCACCGAGAGGAAGATCGCGCCGACGTTCTCGAGGGTGGAGACCACCGGGTTGAGGGTGCCTCCCGTGAAGGCCGCCGTGGCGAGGCGCGCCTTCACGGTGACCAGCTGCACCACCCCCGCGGCGCCGCCGCCGGCGATGATGGCCACCGACCACTGCATCAGCGGGCTCATGTCGGTGACGCAGGAGGCGGTCGCCACCACTCCGGCGACCACGGCGGCCGGGCTCGCCACCGAGTCGAGGAGGTTGTCCACCAGGGGGAAGTAGTAGGCGCCGATCTCCAGGAAGGTTGCGACGCCGAAGGCGACGAGCGCCGGGAGCGTGCCCACCCAGGCGAAGGAGTCGTGGAGCTCCACGTGGCCGGAGAGGGCGGCGAGGGAGAGGGCGAAGAGGGGCACGAAGACCCGGAAGCCGCAGGCCGCGGCGAGGCCGACCCCCAGGGAGATGGCCAGGATGGTCTCGCTCATTCGCTCCTCCTTCTCTCCTGATTCCCGCAGCGCCGGACGATCGGGCGATCGCCCCTCTGACAGCCTGAACCTACTGCATTTCCGGGGGCCCATCGCCGGGACCGCTGGCACCGGGGGGCGTCCATGCTATCTGCATCTCATGTCGATGCGGCGCCCGCTCCTCCCCGCGCTCCTCCTGCTGGCGCTCGGTCTGCCGCCGGCGGCGGCGGTCGCCGAGGTGGTCGAGGCCGTGCCGGCGCCGGCGCCCGCCGCGGCGAGCGAGGCCGCGCCGGAGGGGAAGCCCAAGGCCTTCTTCAGCGGGCTGGCGGCGACCACCGGGGTCAGCCCGGAGGAGCTCACCGGCCTCTCCCGCCTCTGCGCCTCCGAGCTCGGCGCCCTCGGCGTCTACCAGGTCATCGGGGACCAGGACATCGCCGCCCTCCTCGGCCTCGAGGCGCGCCAGCAGATGCTCGGCTGCGAGGACAACGGCAGCTGCCTCGCCGAGATCGCCGGCTCCCTCGGCGCCGAGCGGGTGATCTACGGGGACGTCTCCCGCTACGGACAGACGGTGCTCCTCAACCTCACCCTCCTCGACAGCGGCAACGCGGCGGCCCTCGGCCGGGTCTCCCGCAAGATCGAGGGCGCCGACACCCTGGAGCCCGTGCTCTCGGTCCTCTCCGGCGCCCTGGAGGAGCTCGTCGCCGGCGACCCCCGGGCCAGCAAGGCGCCGGGCGCCGCGGCCCCCGCCCCGGCGGCGACGACGGCCCTGCGCCGCCCCGACCCGCCCCGGCGCCACTCGACGCGCAAGCCCTTCCCGGGCTTCCAGCTCCGGATCCACCTCCGGGCCGACCTGACCGGGACCTGGCACTTCGGCACCCGCCAGACCGACGCGGGGGAGACCGAGTACACGGCCGACTACACGCGGGCGACCGTGATCCCGGCGGCCGGCGTGGCCTTCCGCTACCAGCGCTTCGAGCTCGCGCTGACCGGCGGCTACGCGGGCGGGGCCTGGAAGGTCCCGGCGGCCGAGTACGATCTCTCGAACCAGCCGACCGCCTTCTGGGTGGACTTCTCCTTCGCGGCCACCACCGTCGACGCCGGCACCCGCATCAACGTGGGGATGGGGCTGGGCTCCCTGGCCGGCTTCGGGGTGCAGGCCTTCGTGGACTTCGAGCGGCCGCTCTTCAGCTCGAAGAAGAGCGCCTTCGATCTCAACGGCCGCTTCGCCCTCGCCTTCTACGATCTCGCCAAGGCCAGCGAGGTCTGGTCGCCGGCCGGCGGCGTCGCGGTCCTCGCCGTCGGCGGCGCCTATCGCCTGACGCCCTGAAAAAAGTGCCTCCCCGGGGGCGCCACCGATCCGTGGCGCACACCCGAGGAGGCGGCGGGTTCGGGGATGAATCGGAGGCCTACTCGAAGTCGAAGCCGGCGGCGCTCATCTGCTCGGTGACCGCGCCCTCGACCGCGACGTCGAAGGTGTCCTTCTTCGGGCCGGCCTTCTTGCGGGCCTCGGCGACGAAGCCGCGGCGCTTCTGCTCGAGCTCGCGGATCTCCTCCTGGAGCTGCTGCCGCTCCTTCGCCTTCTCCTTCACGAAGGCGGCGCGCTGCTTCTCGTTCTTGCCGGCGAGCTCCTCGGGCATGTCGTCGTCGCCCAGCGCCTCGAGGCTGACCGCGCCCGAGGCGAGGCCGTCGACCAGGTCCCAGTCGTCGGCGCGATACTGACCCGAGGCCTTGGCCACCGAGCGATCGGCGGCGGCGGCCGGCGCGGCCTCGGCGGCCTTCTCGTCGAGCTTGCGCTGGCGGGAGGCCTTGGACTTCCCGCGCGTGCCGTAGGCCACGTAGGTGTCGTTGAGCTTGGCGCCGAGGGTGGCGAGCTTCGCGTCGTAGGGCGTCACGATCGTCGCCACCGCGGCGTTCTGGTCAATGTTCATCGCCTTCCCGCCGGCGAGGGCAGCGGCGGCGTTCCACTGGCCGGCCTGGGCCGAGGCCTCGTCACCGCAGTGGATGGTGTTCACGGTGATGCCTTCCTGGCGCGCCTTCGAGATGGCCGACTTGAAGCTCACCGGCCCCTGGGTGAAGGGCTCGTTCCCGGCGATGAAGATCGCCCGGTAGTGATCGCCCTCGCTCCACTCGAGCTCGGTGACCGCCTTCTCGATCGCCTGGCCGCAGTACTCGTCGCCGCCGTCGGTCCGCAGGGAGAAGAGGGCCTCGGAGACCGCGTCCAGATCCCGGGTGAGGCCGACCACCTGGCGGATGTGCCCCTGCCGCGCGGGCACCGAGGACTTGCCGTACTCGTAGAGGGCGACCCGCAGGTCGGGGGCGCGGCCGGCGTGGCGGGCGCTGGCGACGGTGTTCACCAGACCCCAGAGCTTGGTCTTGGCCTGGTCGATGAGGCCGTCCATCGAGCCCGAGGTGTCCAGGAGGATGGCGATCTCGACCCGCTCCCGGGGCGCGGCGCGATCGTCGAGGACCGGGCGGCTGGCCCGGGCCAGCGCGGGGAGGAGGAGGGCCGGGAGGGCGGCGAGGAGGGCGGCGTGGGCGAAGCGGGTCTTCATGGGGGGCTCCTTGGGATCGGATTCCCCCCTACCTACGAACGGGGTGCGCAGAGGATCTGTCGGGCCGGGGAGAGGCCGTGCGCGAGCGCGTGCCCGGTCCGCAGAAGCGAGCCTCAGACCGGAACGAGGCCTTCGGGCGGGGGCGCCGTGAACGCGACCGGCTCCCCACTCGCGGGATGCCTGAACTCCAGGGTCCACGCATGGAGCAGGTACCCGAGATCCCCCGGCACGGTGGTCGATCCCGGCCGGCGACCCCCCCCGACCCCGTAGAGCGGATCCCCGAGGAGGGGATGACCGGCGGCGGCGAGGTGGATCCGGATCTGGTGGGGGCGGCCCGTGACGATGGTCACCTCGCAGAGGCTCGCCGCCTCCCGCCGCTCGAGCACCCGGACCCGGGAGAGCGAGGGCTTGCCCGCCTCGGTCGCCGCGTGGAGCTCCCCCAGGATCGGATCGGGGACCCGGCCGATGGGCGCCTCGATCTCGAAGGCGTCCTGCGCGGGCCGGCCCTCGACGAGGGTGAGGTAGCGCTTCACCAGACCGCTGCCGCCCGCCCGGTCCCGGAAGGCGGCCGAGAGGACGCGGGCGGCGTCGGCGGTGCGGGCGAAGACGACCAGCCCGGTGGTGCCCCGCCCGAGGCGGTGCATCGGATCGGCCGGACCGTGCCGGGCGCGCACCTGATGGAGCAGGGTGTGCTCCAGGAAGCCCGCCCCGGGGAGGGTGGGCAGGCCGGTGGGCTTGTCGACCACCAGGATCGCCTCGTCCTCGTGGATCAGACCGAAGGCCAGGGGCACCTCCGGCTCCTCCCAGGGCGGCCGCTGCCAGGCCAGCTCCTCACCGGCCTCCAGGAGGTGATCGGCGCCGGCCGGCCTCCCCTCCACCTCGACATCACCCGCCTCGATGCGGATCCGCCAGGTCGCCTCGTCGCCGTGGCGGTACTCCCGGCAGAGGTGCTCGAGCACCGTCCGCCCGACGCCGCGGCCGCCGATGCGCTCGGCGTAGCGCCAGCCGCGATTCACGCGCGCCCCCGCGAGGCTCGATCTCCCGGCCGCTCCAGCATCGTCCGAATCTATCCGATAGAATCCCCCCATGCGCTGGCGGGAGGATCTCCCCGAGGCCATGGAGCAGCTGCGGCGGGCCGAGGCCGTGAGCGTGCCCCTCCTGCCCAAGGGTACCTGGAGGGACGAGAACCTGCGGCGGCACCTCCGGGAGCGGGCGCACCCCCGGGCGCTCGCCGCGCTGAAGGCAGAGGACTGGCCGGCCGCCTACCGGAGCGCCCGGATCCTCTTCGACGCCGGGGACGAGGTCGAGGGTAACGCCATCATCGCCCTGCTCCAGCACAAGGCCCGGCCCTTCTACGACGACGGCTCCCGCCTGCTGCGGCGGAAGCGGACGAAGGCCGAGAAGGCGGAGGGGCGAAGGCTGCTGAAGCTGGTGATCTCGATGACCGGCCCCGAGTGGCGGCTGCACCAGCCCGCGAAGGACAAGCTCGCCGGGAAGAAGCGCGGGCGCCGGCAGGGGGTGCCCGAGGGGATCGACGTCCCCCGGGCGCCGCCGCTGCGCCACTGATCAGTGACCGTCGTGGTCGTGCCCGTCGTGCTCGTCGTGCCCGGCGGGCGGCTCCGCGCCCTGCGGGCAGCGACGGTAGCGGGCGCCGCCGAGCTGGGCCTGGGCGCCCTGCAGGCGGAAGGGGATGAGGCCCGGCTCCCCGTGATCGTTGCGGGTGAAGATCTCCTTGCCGTGCACCCGGTAGCTGCCGTGCTCGTCGCGGGAGCCGAAGCCCTCGGCGCCCGGTAGGGTGATCGCCACCTCTCCCTCGTAGCGGTAGTGCCCCTCGGCCTCGAAGACGTAGCGGCCGCGGGTGCTCTTGCTCCCCTTCCCCGGGACGAGGTCCCAGCAGCCCAGGAGCTTCTTCTTCAGGGCGGCGTTCTCCCGGGGCGGCCGCACCTGCAGCGTGTGCAGCAGGGTGTCCGCCGCGGGGAGCAGCCGCCCGTCCTCGGTGCTCGGCCAGACCCCGCCCAGGAGGTAGACCCAGCCCTTCGCGCGCAGCGCGGCGACGAAGAAGGTCAGCGGCGTCCCGTCGCGAGCGGGGGCCCCTCGCACGAGGCGGCCGGCCTCGCCCCCCGGCAGCTTCACGATCCGCGGCGCCTCCCGATCCTCCCAGTAGAGGCGGGTCAGCCCGGAGTGGCGCATCTCGACGTCCGCCAGCACCTCCTCCCCCAGGGGTCCCAGCACCTCGGTGGGGCTCGCCTCCTCCAGGCGCGCGTCCGAGGGGAAGGCCGAGAGGGTCAGCCGGCCGAGGCTCTCCTCCCCCTTCTTGCGGGCGACCCGGAAGACCTGCCCCTCCGACCAGCTCACGAAGCCCGTGGGCACCCGCAGGGTGACCGTGCCGGCGATCGCCTTGCGGGGGGTGCCCGGCAGCAGCCGCTCGCCCGCCCTGGCGGAGGCCGGCCCGGCCAGCGTGAGGACGAGGAGCGGCAGGGCGAGCCACCCCCACCCCAGGGTGTGCGTGTTCATCCTGCCTCCTCCCCTTCCAGGAACGCGGTGAGCACCGGCCAGGTCTCCTGCGCTGCCCGGCGCCCGAGGATCAGATCCCAGTGTCCGTACTCCTCCACCGTACCGCGGCCGCGCCCGAAGACCTCGAGCCGGGCGCCCACCCGCCGGGCGGTGTCCTCGACCGCCTCCACCGAGACCTGCGCGTCGCGGCTGCCGGCGACCATGAGCGTCTCGATGGGGTAGCGCCCGGCGTCGTCGAGGAATCGGCCCTGCTCGTCCCGCAGCCCCTCCTCCCTCAGCGCCCCGGCCAGGGAGCGCAGCAGGCTGATCGGGATCGTGTGGAAGGCCATGCTCTGGAGGCGCCGGGTGTGCTCGGGCTCGATGTTGGGCGGCCAGACGTTCAGCCGGTCGAGGACCTCGAAGCGACCCCAGAGGGGGCCGGCCAGGTGGGAGACCGTCCCGTAGGGGAGGGCCATCATCCGCTCGAGGATCGGCTCGAGGGGCTCGAGGGCAGAGAAGCGGGTCTGGCCGGGGCGGTAGTCGAGGGCCGAGCCCAGGGTGATGCCCCGGCTGACCTCGGCGCCCCCGTGACGGATGCCCCAGCAGAGCAGCAGGATGCCCCCCATGCTGTGGCCGACCCAGGCCACGCGCCGCGAGCCGGAGTGGCGCCGGATGTGATCGAGGATCGCCGGCAGGTCCTGGCTGAGGTAGTCGCCGAAGGTCCACTCGAAGCCGTCGACGCCGCTCTGGCCGCTGCCGCGCAGCTCGGGCAGCCAGACATCGTGGCCCCGGGCCGAGAGGTGGGCGGCGAAGCTCCGCCCCGGGAAGAGGAAGCCCAGGGGGTTCGAGCCCAGGCCGTGGAGGAGCATCACCGGCTCGGGCCGGGAGACGGGCGCGCCCGGGAGAGGCCGGGGCGGGAGGCGGCGCAGGCGCAGCTCGACCCCGTCGGCGGTGCGGATCCGGTGGTGCTCGGTCTCGTCGGGCGTCGCGTAGGCCCGGGCGAAGGGCCGGAAGTGGGCCAGGCGGCGGTGGGCTCGAAGGCGCAGGGTCATGCCCCTCGTTCATACGCCAACTTCAGGACGGATGCTCGATCGCCCTCGAAGGTGATAGGTGAGGAGGGTGTTCGGGAGCACCCTCACCTGGCGAACCACCGGCGGCCTCGCCGCCCTCGCGCTGCTCTCGATCGCCACGCCGGCCCGCCCGGCGCCGCCCTCGCCGGCCGAGGTGATCGAGCGCCTCGGGCGCGAGAGCCCCCCCGGTCCGGACGGGCGCCCGCTCTTCCCGCCGGATCTCCGGATCGTCTCCCACTCGCGGGGACCCGGGGGTGAGCGCCTGCTCGTGGCCGGCAGCTTCGCGCGGCCGGCGGACGCGGCCGGCGTCGACGAGGAGGTCCTGGACGCCCTGCGCCTCGAGACCCTGCTCGGCGCCCTCGACGCGGCCGGCGTGGAGGGGGGCGTCGAGGTGCTGGTCGCCGCGCCCGGCGGCGAACCCCGCCCGCTCGGCGGCCTCGACCTGCCCCTCGTGCTCCCCCGCCCGCCGCCGGCCGGCGTGATCGCCACCCTGCCCCCCTCCCCCCTCCTCCTCGACCTCCCCCTGGGGGGCAGCCTGGAGGGCCGGCGGATCGGGGTCTCGGCGGGGCACGGCTGGATCGACGACGGCGCCGGCGGCTGGCGCACCCAGCGCGTGAACTGGACCTTCTCCTCCTCGGCCCGGGGCATCACCGAGGACTTCTTCAACGCCGAGATCGCCACCCACTGGGTCATCCCCCTGCTGCAGCGGATGGGGGCCGAGGTGGTCGTCGTACGTGAGCCGGGGATGGACACCGCGCCGAGCGTGATCGTCGATGACGGCAACACCGGCCACTCCGAGGTGGGCACCTGGGCCGACGGCACCGGCACGGGCAGCTACGACGGTGACTACCGGACCGCCGCGCCCGGAGCCTCCTCCACCGCGGTCTATGCCCTCGCCGACGCCCCGGCGGCCTGGGGGGAGCG
This is a stretch of genomic DNA from Deltaproteobacteria bacterium. It encodes these proteins:
- a CDS encoding alpha/beta hydrolase-fold protein, translated to MADRGAMVLSRFRFLPLALLLVLLGGACPAPDDPGLDGGGGDGGSADGGGSDGGDPDGGVQLSADELYWREILAGGVDAATGLAELAERGGFPLEVEGGFLFAYLDDRQDTYALAGDFEGWTGLPMTLEAGVWWIVVPIPSPDGAKYKFVREFEDLYLADPLARRYGHDEFGEFSLVRSSGAHLERMSAGGSRGGRIRLWVPAGAIARHLYVQDGQNLFDPASFNGGWRLQESVGAGTLVVGIDNLGTARMDEYTHVADDGIGTGGPIGGGADAYTDWIVTSLIPQVEARYGAAPKRGAMGSSLGGLVSLHLWMRHPTHFAFVGSLSGTMGWGSLGTHTGETIIERLAGQSAGGVVLYLDSGGGPGSGCVDSDGDGIQDDAPDAADNYCENRQLADQLAADGWTWDQELHHWWELGAAHDEQAWAARVHRPLAIFEAP
- a CDS encoding alpha/beta fold hydrolase, with the protein product MTLRLRAHRRLAHFRPFARAYATPDETEHHRIRTADGVELRLRRLPPRPLPGAPVSRPEPVMLLHGLGSNPLGFLFPGRSFAAHLSARGHDVWLPELRGSGQSGVDGFEWTFGDYLSQDLPAILDHIRRHSGSRRVAWVGHSMGGILLLCWGIRHGGAEVSRGITLGSALDYRPGQTRFSALEPLEPILERMMALPYGTVSHLAGPLWGRFEVLDRLNVWPPNIEPEHTRRLQSMAFHTIPISLLRSLAGALREEGLRDEQGRFLDDAGRYPIETLMVAGSRDAQVSVEAVEDTARRVGARLEVFGRGRGTVEEYGHWDLILGRRAAQETWPVLTAFLEGEEAG
- a CDS encoding RluA family pseudouridine synthase; translation: MNRGWRYAERIGGRGVGRTVLEHLCREYRHGDEATWRIRIEAGDVEVEGRPAGADHLLEAGEELAWQRPPWEEPEVPLAFGLIHEDEAILVVDKPTGLPTLPGAGFLEHTLLHQVRARHGPADPMHRLGRGTTGLVVFARTADAARVLSAAFRDRAGGSGLVKRYLTLVEGRPAQDAFEIEAPIGRVPDPILGELHAATEAGKPSLSRVRVLERREAASLCEVTIVTGRPHQIRIHLAAAGHPLLGDPLYGVGGGRRPGSTTVPGDLGYLLHAWTLEFRHPASGEPVAFTAPPPEGLVPV
- a CDS encoding GntR family transcriptional regulator, whose product is MEPHPAPRRTLVEHLVDDLARQILRGEVAVGSHLPTMRQLAHDYGVTVATAQRAVARLEEMGLISARQGSGLKVRDARREAGPGVLPHWFAALTDAPAQAASLLGDVLELRRQIAVHLMLNLPLAPEELQPATLDLVEGFRRAQNPEEAMEIDLMMARTLLALSPQVAYGMMLNLFEQLLRGSPLAIGAIYGEPEGNAAAYRAAFTTLRDEPSPGRRRAKLESLLEHVDRRALDRLMETLEDA
- a CDS encoding DUF4126 domain-containing protein, producing MSETILAISLGVGLAAACGFRVFVPLFALSLAALSGHVELHDSFAWVGTLPALVAFGVATFLEIGAYYFPLVDNLLDSVASPAAVVAGVVATASCVTDMSPLMQWSVAIIAGGGAAGVVQLVTVKARLATAAFTGGTLNPVVSTLENVGAIFLSVLGVLLPALALVLAVVAVFLLWRWSRRRQAAAAA
- a CDS encoding DUF1566 domain-containing protein; amino-acid sequence: MSLRTTDFLAAALLLTVACVDNPGGGDGGAGDEYGLCPAPVSASTDAGLGDDGGSPDVLPADAGSPVPEGVTCDPATGLFWQTTPSSLAVTQDEARIHCEDLTLAGITSWRLPTITELRTLVANCEATRTGGDCKVSDPDCLTPSICFDLTCAGCGAGEGPGAGGCYLDPRLVPALEGECSAYWTTSLQDGLGSASFFWLDFWDAKIDRVSDVQGALARCVHQP
- a CDS encoding VWA domain-containing protein is translated as MKTRFAHAALLAALPALLLPALARASRPVLDDRAAPRERVEIAILLDTSGSMDGLIDQAKTKLWGLVNTVASARHAGRAPDLRVALYEYGKSSVPARQGHIRQVVGLTRDLDAVSEALFSLRTDGGDEYCGQAIEKAVTELEWSEGDHYRAIFIAGNEPFTQGPVSFKSAISKARQEGITVNTIHCGDEASAQAGQWNAAAALAGGKAMNIDQNAAVATIVTPYDAKLATLGAKLNDTYVAYGTRGKSKASRQRKLDEKAAEAAPAAAADRSVAKASGQYRADDWDLVDGLASGAVSLEALGDDDMPEELAGKNEKQRAAFVKEKAKERQQLQEEIRELEQKRRGFVAEARKKAGPKKDTFDVAVEGAVTEQMSAAGFDFE
- a CDS encoding extensin family protein; translation: MGEVRKPNWLLLFGAITAGAGFGLYQAARVAHPGWGENDAGPRVEDAGPAPVDAGAPPDAGLEVIDQAFNPGFIGAACDEDADCQDYEGAFCLGAEHGFPRGTCSRSCDRLCPDQRGDHYAPTFCVESPVEGHAAVCLAQCNLHLTDSGCRPGYVCTSLRRAGEQKARLVCLPDHGHPAAPTACTARLDDLGLTYARPDLADTDARGATPDDPVPDESLCIIDTPVLLSSPLHGVDFRAKGQRFADHLLVACDLAPALEALAKLLARHGIVEVEHNGTYVCRGVAGTRSLSGHGRGLAIDITAFERAVGTPVSVEADWEGKDREKKRALRALVRELKAEKLFDKVLTPASNEAHRDHLHLELRYRPGPELVEER